A section of the Oryza sativa Japonica Group chromosome 1, ASM3414082v1 genome encodes:
- the LOC4325899 gene encoding protein DEHYDRATION-INDUCED 19 homolog 3 → MDSEHWISSLAAAKRFYAAQLGHVDDMAGIGMEEVEMEMEDDGEGMELELEMQLEEATWPDVACPYCYEDHDIASLCAHLEEDHPYEPHTSPCPICFEKITRDMLNHITMQHGYLFKSGRRMRRFDIPESQALSLLSRDLRDAQLQALLGGGHRQRRSNTTATNISADPLLSSFGLGFSTLDSEERSKAPVPIPDDTSIHKDTPAQPWESRIDSSLTSEEREQKRKQATDRATFVQGLVLSTLFED, encoded by the exons ATGGACTCGGAGCACTGGATCtcgagcctcgccgccgccaagcggTTCTACGCGGCGCAGCTCGGTCACGTCGACG ATATGGCGGGGATTGgaatggaggaggtggagatggagatggaggatgatggcgagggcatggagctggagctggagatgcagctggaggaggcgacgtggCCGGACGTGGCCTGCCCCTACTGCTACGAGGACCACGACATCGCGTCCCTCTGCGCCCACCTCGAGGAGGACCACCCCTACGAGCCCCACACCTCG CCCTGTCCCATCTGCTTCGAAAAGATTACAAGAGATATGTTAAATCATATCACCATGCAACATGGTTACTTGTTCAAG AGTGGTCGCAGGATGCGCAGATTCGATATTCCCGAGAGCCAGGCACTTTCTTTACTGAGCCGAGATCTGCGGGATGCTCAGTTACAGGCACTTCTAGGAGGTGGTCATCGTCAGCGAAGAAGCAACACTACTGCCACAAACATTTCTGCTGATCCTCTGCTTTCTTCGTTTGGCCTGGGCTTCTCAACATTGGATTCAGAGGAACGATCAAAAGCACCAGTTCCTATTCCTGATGATACATCAATTCATAAGGATACTCCTGCTCAGCCATGGGAATCAAg GATCGACTCATCGCTCACGAGTGAGGAAAGGGAACAAAAGCGGAAACAAGCCACTGACAGAGCAACCTTTGTGCAAGGCCTGGTGCTCTCCACTTTATTTGAAGACTGA
- the LOC4325901 gene encoding uncharacterized protein has translation MARKARPAEPPTPGRKGRKPLPSHAPPTEAAAAAATAAASPAAATASPAADAMEAEAGGVAIVYDALPGLTLAFSPEEEEHLEGATADLGGASTSASAAVVEEVEDATAAYSVFRNEITAAGDALVDIPAADFFSLDVSAAVEDEPATPRALSPQPAPEATLSGSLAPAEQPAQGSERAWFRGGRRFRSPMLQLHKEILDFCDFISPSAEEQSSRTAAVKAVSNVIKHIWPQCKVEVFGSFRTGLFLPTSDIDVVIFDSRVKTPQVGLYALAKALSQKGVAKKIQVIAKARVPIVKFVERKSEIAFDISFDMDGGPQAADFIKDYVKKFPALRHLCMILKVFLHQRELNEVYTGGIGSYALLTMLITHLQLIWGGKDILGYRKKEHNLGILLIALFDFYGRKLNNWDVGISCNSARTFFLKTDKNFANPDRAYLLAIQDPMVPDNDIGKNSFNYFKVKSAFSKAYSVLTDANLITSLGPNRSILGTIVRPDSVLLDRKGWNKDATIPDMLTEPWEPLPRQFDSDNDAVYNWHVIDDEPLPRNTRSSSEDTRPSPTQKRKSSKPKQRSRKKAKADSSSGNNAENGFKRGKGLAQCDRSHQSAGSSRRSKGPREYDRFTNTLPQYTQHISRW, from the exons ATGGCTCGCAAAGCGCGACCCGCGGAGCCTCCTACACCGGGGCGGAAGGGCAGGAAACCTCTCCCCTCCCACGCGCCGCCgaccgaagccgccgccgccgccgccaccgccgccgcctctccagcCGCAGCCACCGCCTCTCCAGCCGCAGACGCCATGGAGGCCGAAGCGGGCGGCGTGGCCATCGTGTACGACGCGCTCCCGGGGCTGACACTGGCGttctcgccggaggaggaggagcacctaGAGGGTGCGACTGCCGACCTAGGCGGCGCGTCGACCTCCGCCTCGgctgcggtggtggaggaggtggaggacgcCACCGCGGCCTACTCCGTGTTCCGCAACGAGATCACGGCGGCTGGGGACGCGCTCGTCGATATCCCCGCGGCGGATTTCTTCTCCCTCGACGTGTCGGCGGCAGTTGAAGACGAGCCGGCCACCCCGCGTGCGTTGTCGCCGCAGCCTGCTCCGGAGGCGACGCTATCGGGTTCTCTAGCTCCCGCTGAGCAGCCAGCGCAGGGGTCGGAGCGCGCGTGGTTTCGGGGAGGGAGGCGGTTCAGGAGCCCTATGCTGCAGCTTCACAAAG AGATTCTTGACTTCTGTGACTTTATATCACCTTCTGCTGAAGAACAATCTTCACGAACAGCTGCTGTGAAAGCTGTCTCCAATGTTATCAAACATATATGGCCTCAATGCAAG GTGGAGGTCTTCGGATCTTTTAGAACAGGGCTGTTTTTACCAACAAGTGATATCGAT GTTGTAATATTTGACTCCAGGGTTAAGACTCCACAAGTTGGCCTGTATGCTCTTGCAAAAGCATTGTCTCAGAAAGGGGTTGCTAAAAAGATACAG GTAATAGCAAAGGCCCGTGTGCCAATTGTGAAGTTCGTGGAGAGAAAAAGTGAAATAGCTTTTGACATAAG tttTGACATGGATGGTGGACCACAAGCAGCAGACTTCATCAAG GATTATGTGAAGAAGTTTCCTGCTTTAAGACATCTGTGTATGATTCTGAAAGTTTTTTTACACCAAAGAGAGCTTAATGAG GTCTATACGGGTGGAATTGGTTCATATGCTCTTCTCACTATGCTCATCACACATTTACAG TTGATCTGGGGAGGCAAAGATATACTGGGGTATCGTAAAAAGGAGCACAATTTGGGGATTCTTTTG ATCgcattatttgatttttatggACGCAAGTTGAACAATTGGGATGTTGGAATATCCTGCAATTCTGCTAGGACCTTTTTCTTGAAGACTGATAAAAA CTTTGCAAATCCTGATCGAGCATACCTTCTAGCTATTCAAGATCCTATG GTACCAGATAATGATATTGGGAAGAACTCATTTAACTATTTCAAG GTGAAATCAGCATTTTCAAAGGCTTATTCTGTGTTAACCGATGCGAACTTGATAACAAGCTTGGGGCCCAATAGGAGCATTCTGGGTACCATTGTCAGACCAGACTCCGTGCTCCTAGACCGGAAAGGCTGGAACAAGGACGCTACAATACCTGACATGTTAACAGAACCCTGGGAACCATTACCCCGTCAGTTTGATAGCGATAATGATGCAGTCTATAATTGGCATGTGATAGATGATGAACCACTGCCCAGGAATACTCGATCCTCATCGGAGGACACAAGGCCATCACCTACACAAAAAAGGAAGTCTTCCAAACCAAAACAGAGATCGCGGAAAAAGGCCAAGGCTGATTCTTCGAGTGGTAACAATGCTGAAAATGGTTTCAAGCGGGGGAAAGGATTAGCACAATGTGATAGATCGCATCAAAGTGCAGGAAGCAGCAGACGGAGCAAAGGGCCGAGAGAGTATGACAGATTTACAAATACCCTCCCACAATATACTCAGCACATTAGTAGGTGGTGA
- the LOC4325900 gene encoding callose synthase 12, with translation MTTPRASQRRGGAAAGGASPAAEPYNIIPIHDLLAEHPSLRFPEVRAAAAALRAVGGLRPPPYSAWREGQDLMDWLGAFFGFQRDNVRNQREHLVLLLANAQMRLSSADFSDTLEPRIARTLRRKLLRNYTTWCGFLGRRPNVYVPDGDPRADLLFAGLHLLVWGEAANLRFVPECLCYIYHHMALELHRILEGYIDTSTGRPANPAVHGENAFLTRVVTPIYGVIRAEVESSRNGTAPHSAWRNYDDINEYFWRRDVFDRLGWPMEQSRQFFRTPPDRSRVRKTGFVEVRSFWNIYRSFDRLWVMLVLYMQAAAIVAWESEGLPWRSLGNRNTQVRVLTIFITWAALRFLQALLDIGTQLRRAFRDGRMLAVRMVLKAIVAAGWVVAFAILYKEAWNNRNSNSQIMRFLYAAAVFMIPEVLAIVLFIVPWVRNALEKTNWKICYALTWWFQSRSFVGRGLREGTFDNVKYSVFWVLLLAVKFAFSYFLQIRPLVKPTQEIYKLKKIDYAWHEFFGKSNRFAVFVLWLPVVLIYLMDIQIWYAIFSSLTGAFVGLFAHLGEIRDMKQLRLRFQFFASAMSFNIMPEEQQVNERSFLPNRLRNFWQRLQLRYGFSRSFRKIESNQVEARRFALVWNEIITKFREEDIVGDREVELLELPPELWNVRVIRWPCFLLCNELSLALGQAKEVKGPDRKLWRKICKNDYRRCAVIEVYDSAKYLLLKIIKDDTEDHGIVTQLFHEFDESMSMEKFTVEYKMSVLPNVHAKLVAILSLLLKPEKDITKIVNALQTLYDVLIRDFQAEKRSMEQLRNEGLAQSRPTRLLFVDTIVLPDEEKNPTFYKQVRRMHTILTSRDSMINVPKNLEARRRIAFFSNSLFMNIPRATQVEKMMAFSVLTPYYNEEVLYSKDQLYKENEDGISILYYLQQIYPDEWEFFVERMKREGMSNIKELYSEKQRLRDLRHWVSYRGQTLSRTVRGMMYYYEALKMLTFLDSASEHDLRTGSRELATMGSSRIGSSRREVGSDGSGYYSRTSSSRALSRASSSVSTLFKGSEYGTVLMKYTYVVACQIYGQQKAKNDPHAFEILELMKNYEALRVAYVDEKNSNGGETEYFSVLVKYDQQLQREVEIYRVKLPGPLKLGEGKPENQNHALIFTRGDAVQTIDMNQDNYFEEALKMRNLLEEFNRHYGIRKPKILGVREHVFTGSVSSLAWFMSAQETSFVTLGQRVLADPLKVRMHYGHPDVFDRLWFLGRGGISKASRVINISEDIFAGFNCTLRGGNVTHHEYIQVGKGRDVGLNQVSMFEAKVASGNGEQTLSRDVYRLGHRLDFFRMLSFFYTTIGFYFNTMMVVLTVYAFVWGRFYLALSGLEAFISSNTNSTNNAALGAVLNQQFVIQLGIFTALPMIIENSLEHGFLTAVWDFIKMQLQFASVFYTFSMGTKTHYYGRTILHGGAKYRATGRGFVVEHKKFAENYRLYARSHFIKAIELGVILTLYASYGSSSGNTLVYILLTISSWFLVLSWILAPFIFNPSGLDWLKNFNDFEDFLNWIWFRGGISVKSDQSWEKWWEEETDHLRTTGLFGSILEIILDLRFFFFQYAIVYRLHIAGTSKSILVYLLSWACVLLAFVALVTVAYFRDKYSAKKHIRYRLVQAIIVGATVAAIVLLLEFTKFQFIDTFTSLLAFLPTGWGIISIALVFKPYLRRSEMVWRSVVTLARLYDIMFGVIVMAPVAVLSWLPGLQEMQTRILFNEAFSRGLHISQIITGKKSHGV, from the coding sequence ATGACGACGCCGCGGGCCTcccagcgccgcggcggcgcggccgcgggcggcgcctcaccggcggcggagcCGTACAACATCATCCCCATCCACGACCTCCTCGCGGAGCACCCGTCGCTGCGGTTCCCGGaggtgagggcggcggcggcagcgctccGGGCGGTGGGGGggctccgcccgccgccctacTCGGCGTGGCGCGAGGGCCAGGACCTCATGGACTGGCTCGGCGCCTTCTTCGGGTTCCAGCGGGACAACGTGCGGAACCAGCGGGAGCATCTGGTGCTCCTCCTCGCCAACGCGCAGATGCGGCTCTCCTCCGCCGACTTCTCCGACACGCTCGAGCCCCGCATCGCGCGCACCCTCCGCAGGAAGCTCCTCCGCAACTACACCACCTGGTGCGGcttcctcggccgccgccccaACGTGTATGTCCCCGACGGCGACCCGCGCGCCGATCTGCTCTTCGCGGGGCTCCACCTGCTCGTGTGGGGGGAGGCCGCCAATCTCCGCTTCGTCCCGGAGTGCCTCTGCTACATCTACCACCACATGGCGCTCGAGCTTCACCGCATCCTCGAGGGCTACATCGACACCTCCACGGGCCGCCCCGCCAACCCCGCCGTGCACGGCGAGAACGCCTTCCTTACCCGCGTCGTCACGCCCATCTACGGCGTCATCCGCGCCGAGGTCGAGTCCAGCCGGAACGGCACCGCGCCCCACAGCGCCTGGCGAAACTATGACGACATCAACGAGTACTTCTGGCGCCGCGACGTGTTCGACCGCCTCGGCTGGCCCATGGAGCAGTCGCGGCAGTTCTTCCGCACGCCTCCTGACCGCAGCCGCGTGCGGAAAACGGGCTTCGTCGAGGTCCGCTCGTTCTGGAACATTTACCGGAGCTTCGACAGGCTGTGGGTGATGCTGGTGCTCTACATGCAGGCCGCAGCCATCGTGGCGTGGGAGAGTGAGGGGCTGCCGTGGAGGAGTCTGGGTAATCGGAACACGCAGGTGCGGGTTCTCACCATTTTTATCACCTGGGCCGCTCTCCGCTTCCTTCAGGCGCTACTGGATATTGGTACACAGCTCCGGCGTGCTTTCAGGGATGGCCGCATGCTTGCTGTGCGCATGGTGCTCAAGGCCATTGTGGCAGCTGGCTGGGTTGTGGCGTTTGCGATCTTGTACAAGGAAGCCTGGAACAACAGGAACAGCAATTCACAGATTATGAGATTCCTGTATGCAGCAGCAGTGTTTATGATCCCAGAGGTCCTTGCCATTGTGCTATTTATTGTGCCGTGGGTGCGGAATGCATTGGAGAAGACAAACTGGAAGATATGTTATGCTCTTACATGGTGGTTTCAGAGCCGAAGTTTTGTTGGCCGCGGTTTGCGTGAGGGCACCTTTGATAATGTCAAGTATTCTGTCTTCTGGGTGCTTCTGCTTGCTGTAAAGTTTGCGTTCAGCTATTTTCTCCAGATCAGGCCTCTCGTGAAACCTACACAGGAAATATATAAGTTGAAAAAGATTGATTACGCTTGGCATGAGTTCTTTGGCAAGAGCAACCGATTTGCTGTGTTTGTATTGTGGCTTCCTGTGGTGTTGATCTATCTCATGGATATCCAAATTTGGTATGCTATCTTCTCTTCACTGACGGGTGCATTTGTGGGGCTATTTGCACATCTGGGGGAGATCAGGGACATGAAACAGCTGCGTCTTCGGTTCCAGTTCTTTGCAAGTGCAATGTCATTCAACATTATGCCAGAGGAACAGCAGGTGAATGAACGCAGTTTCTTGCCCAACCGGCTTCGAAATTTCTGGCAGAGGCTACAGCTACGTTATGGCTTCAGTCGATCATTCCGGAAAATCGAGTCAAATCAGGTGGAGGCACGGAGATTCGCTCTTGTTTGGAATGAGATAATTACTAAGTTCCGGGAGGAGGACATTGTTGGTGATCGCGAAGTTGAGCTTCTTGAGCTCCCACCTGAGCTGTGGAATGTGCGTGTAATCCGCTGGCCATGTTTCTTGCTCTGTAATGAGCTATCACTTGCACTTGGTCAGGCAAAGGAGGTAAAAGGACCTGATCGCAAGCTTTGGAGGAAGATCTGCAAGAACGATTATCGTAGATGTGCAGTGATTGAGGTATATGATAGTGCAAAGTACTTACTGCTTAAGATAATCAAGGATGATACTGAGGATCATGGGATTGTGACACAATTGTTCCATGAGTTTGATGAATCCATGAGCATGGAGAAGTTCACTGTGGAGTACAAGATGTCTGTACTGCCAAATGTGCATGCAAAGCTTGTTGCTATATTGAGCTTACTTCTGAAGCCTGAGAAGGACATTACCAAGATTGTCAATGCTCTGCAGACTCTCTATGATGTTCTGATTCGTGACTTCCAGGCTGAGAAAAGGAGCATGGAACAACTGAGGAATGAAGGTTTAGCACAGTCAAGGCCTACGAGGCTTCTCTTCGTGGACACTATTGTTCTGCCTGATGAAGAGAAGAACCCCACCTTCTATAAACAAGTAAGGCGCATGCACACAATCCTGACCTCAAGGGATTCTATGATCAATGTCCCAAAGAACCTTGAAGCTCGTCGAAGGATTGCTTTCTTCAGTAATTCGTTGTTCATGAACATACCACGGGCCACCCAGGTGGAGAAGATGATGGCCTTCAGCGTCTTGACGCCATACTACAATGAAGAGGTGTTGTACAGCAAGGACCAGCTCTATAAGGAGAATGAAGATGGCATCTCAATCCTGTACTATCTGCAACAAATCTATCCTGATGAATGGGAGTTCTTTGTAGAACGTATGAAGCGTGAGGGGATGTCTAATATCAAGGAGCTGTACAGTGAGAAGCAGAGGCTGAGAGATCTCCGGCACTGGGTTTCATACAGGGGGCAGACACTATCACGTACTGTGAGGGGAATGATGTACTACTATGAAGCTCTCAAGATGCTGACATTTCTTGATTCTGCATCTGAACATGACTTACGGACTGGATCCCGGGAGCTTGCTACTATGGGCTCATCAAGGATAGGATCTTCGAGACGGGAAGTGGGTTCTGATGGGTCAGGATATTACAGCAGGACATCTTCGTCACGTGCATTGAGCAGGGCAAGCAGTAGTGTAAGCACCTTATTTAAAGGCAGCGAGTATGGGACTGTCCTTATGAAATACACTTATGTGGTTGCATGCCAGATTTACGGTCAGCAGAAAGCTAAGAATGACCCTCATGCTTTTGAGATTTTAGAGCTAATGAAGAATTATGAAGCACTACGTGTTGCCTATGTTGATGAAAAGAACTCCAATGGTGGTGAAACAGAATATTTCTCTGTCCTTGTGAAATATGATCAGCAACTGCAGCGGGAGGTTGAGATTTATCGTGTTAAGTTGCCTGGACCACTGAAGCTTGGTGAAGGCAAACCAGAGAACCAAAATCATGCACTCATCTTCACAAGGGGTGATGCTGTCCAAACTATTGATATGAACCAAGACAACTATTTTGAAGAAGCTCTCAAGATGAGAAATCTGCTAGAGGAGTTCAATCGCCATTATGGAATTCGCAAGCCAAAAATCCTTGGGGTTCGGGAACATGTTTTCACTGGTTCTGTGTCTTCTCTAGCTTGGTTCATGTCTGCCCAGGAAACAAGTTTTGTTACTCTGGGGCAGCGTGTTCTGGCAGATCCACTGAAGGTCCGAATGCATTATGGCCATCCAGATGTCTTTGATCGTCTTTGGTTCTTGGGACGAGGTGGTATCAGTAAAGCATCAAGAGTTATAAACATCAGTGAGGATATATTTGCTGGGTTCAATTGTACCCTCCGTGGGGGTAATGTTACACACCATGAATACATCCAGGTTGGTAAAGGAAGGGATGTGGGGCTCAATCAGGTTTCCATGTTTGAAGCCAAGGTTGCTAGTGGCAACGGTGAGCAAACTTTGAGCAGAGACGTTTATAGACTGGGGCACAGATTGGATTTCTTTCGGATGCTCTCTTTCTTTTATACAACCATCGGGTTTTATTTCAACACAATGATGGTGGTGCTAACAGTCTATGCATTTGTATGGGGGCGCTTTTATCTCGCACTGAGTGGTCTTGAGGCTTTCATCAGCAGCAATACTAACTCCACAAATAATGCAGCGCTAGGAGCTGTCCTTAATCAGCAGTTTGTCATACAACTAGGCATTTTCACTGCACTGCCCATGATAATTGAAAACTCACTTGAACATGGGTTCCTCACTGCAGTTTGGGATTTCATAAAAATGCAATTGCAGTTTGCATCTGTTTTCTACACCTTCTCGATGGGAACGAAGACACATTATTATGGGCGGACAATTCTTCATGGAGGTGCAAAATATCGAGCCACTGGCCGTGGTTTTGTTGTGGAGCACAAAAAATTTGCAGAAAATTATAGGCTGTATGCTCGTAGCCACTTCATCAAAGCAATAGAGCTTGGTGTGATATTGACTCTTTATGCTTCTTATGGTAGCAGCTCTGGGAACACATTAGTGTACATCCTGCTGACAATTTCCAGTTGGTTTCTAGTTCTTTCGTGGATTCTTGCTCCATTCATTTTTAATCCTTCAGGATTGGATTGGCTGAAGAATTTTAATGATTTTGAGGATTTCCTAAACTGGATTTGGTTCCGGGGTGGAATCTCAGTGAAGTCAGATCAAAGCTGGGAGAAGTGGTGGGAAGAAGAAACTGATCATCTTCGGACAACTGGTCTGTTTGGGAGCATATTGGAAATCATATTGGACCTTCGgtttttcttctttcaatatgcAATTGTTTATCGGCTACACATTGCCGGTACAAGCAAAAGCATCCTTGTCTACCTTCTTTCCTGGGCATGTGTCCTGCTGGCTTTTGTGGCTCTTGTGACAGTTGCTTACTTTCGCGACAAATATTCAGCAAAGAAGCACATACGTTACCGGCTTGTCCAGGCTATTATTGTTGGTGCAACGGTGGCTGCTATTGTTCTGTTGTTAGAATTCACAAAGTTCCAATTCATTGATACCTTTACCAGCCTTTTGGCTTTTCTTCCGACTGGCTGGGGAATCATATCTATTGCTCTGGTATTCAAGCCTTATCTGAGGAGGTCTGAGATGGTCTGGAGAAGTGTGGTTACTTTGGCACGCCTATATGATATAATGTTTGGAGTAATTGTTATGGCACCAGTAGCTGTGTTGTCATGGCTGCCTGGACTCCAGGAGATGCAGACGAGGATCCTGTTCAATGAAGCATTTAGTAGGGGACTACATATTTCCCAAATCATTActggaaaaaaatcacatggAGTTTGA